In bacterium, the following are encoded in one genomic region:
- a CDS encoding GAF domain-containing protein, whose protein sequence is MKDLVALTETMISSSDPGELYQQLTERIAQITGARACLIALYDRNRKRFLTQKPHYGIKEKHSIPMEYQVTLEYHRLWNFRKQGVLLSNNPQNDPRVFPGFVKNYFIKSVIIAPMIVQQQLLGIIAILNKRNGFTEFDSYLGSIVAYQTGIILTNALLISEEKRRTEQIRVLNEAARQTTANLSVEDLVQNAIIAIQKTLRLTEVGIYLPAENDNILELKASSGPYHRLIHEQGYIQSIEVGFIGYSFREKKTIYSNDCRNHPYFMQHPMIPANSEACIPVAREGKVLAIINVESTEYGAFAPGDIVMLETLADQLATAFHNAIAYANERKHNEQMQLLSELISELASILDSAQIVKTVVERIKQRFHYYFVTFAWADQEERVLKDWYFLPKFDKDVPSIPFEKGLTGRAVRSGKAVLVNNTAEDPDYVTVFEEVRSEVVMPVKIADTVVAIIDLQSDRLNAFDDSDLLILETLAHAVSTALQNAASYQRMERINEKLAQIAQQKDEIVQIVAHDFRSPLTVIRGYMDFLLKKADWKDERQKEIMETVSLQALRLQKLAEATLKASRLDSGEISFSYEKLDLQFFLRRLILPWSEKHEFKLETPSDLPLIRADAGRMQEVMENLLSNAINYSPDGGTIEVSVRAIPAAELPVGFVPEEGPQRYLMVSVADEGIGIPAAKKQLLFQRFSRVHDNKRIEGIGLGLYIAKKMIETHGGRIWFEDREKGAKFCFVIPALEQEAAVENILIVDDDIHTIRLLHRALSGLGFDIVTATDGREALDKLYRFSPQLVILDVTMPVLGGLEFIERMKGNEETKHTRVIVFTGKTDFCLPTEYSSIPVISKNAGIQALKAEMNKILNAEAQRRRG, encoded by the coding sequence TTGAAGGATCTGGTTGCACTTACAGAAACCATGATCAGCTCGTCTGATCCTGGGGAGCTTTACCAGCAATTAACAGAACGAATCGCTCAAATTACCGGCGCCCGTGCTTGCCTGATTGCGTTGTACGACAGGAACCGCAAACGCTTCCTGACTCAAAAACCTCATTACGGTATCAAAGAAAAACACAGCATTCCCATGGAGTACCAGGTCACACTCGAATATCATCGCTTGTGGAATTTCAGAAAACAGGGAGTCCTCCTCTCCAACAATCCTCAGAATGATCCACGCGTTTTCCCGGGTTTCGTCAAAAACTATTTCATAAAATCGGTCATTATTGCTCCCATGATTGTGCAGCAACAACTGCTCGGAATCATTGCAATCCTGAATAAGCGAAACGGATTTACTGAATTCGATTCCTATCTGGGTTCGATCGTTGCTTACCAGACGGGGATTATTCTCACCAACGCGCTCTTGATCAGCGAGGAAAAACGCCGCACGGAGCAGATTCGGGTGTTGAATGAGGCGGCCCGCCAGACGACTGCAAATCTGTCCGTGGAAGACCTTGTTCAGAATGCAATCATTGCGATTCAAAAGACCTTGCGTCTGACGGAAGTGGGTATCTATCTACCGGCGGAAAATGACAACATCCTGGAATTGAAAGCATCCTCCGGACCCTATCATCGCTTGATTCATGAGCAAGGATACATCCAGTCCATTGAAGTAGGATTCATCGGATATTCATTTAGAGAAAAGAAAACCATTTACTCAAATGATTGCAGAAATCATCCGTACTTCATGCAGCACCCGATGATTCCTGCAAATTCCGAAGCATGCATCCCGGTTGCACGGGAAGGAAAAGTGCTTGCGATCATAAACGTTGAGAGCACGGAGTACGGCGCCTTTGCACCGGGCGATATCGTGATGCTTGAAACGCTGGCTGATCAACTTGCAACCGCCTTCCACAATGCGATTGCATATGCAAACGAACGGAAACATAACGAGCAAATGCAGTTGCTCAGTGAATTGATCAGCGAGCTTGCTTCGATTCTGGATTCCGCGCAAATCGTGAAGACCGTTGTGGAACGCATCAAGCAACGATTTCACTATTACTTTGTTACTTTCGCCTGGGCCGATCAAGAAGAAAGAGTCCTGAAGGACTGGTACTTCCTTCCAAAGTTTGACAAGGATGTGCCCAGTATTCCTTTCGAAAAGGGGCTCACCGGAAGGGCCGTTCGTTCAGGAAAAGCGGTGCTGGTGAATAACACAGCGGAAGATCCGGATTACGTGACCGTCTTTGAGGAGGTTCGCAGCGAAGTTGTGATGCCGGTAAAGATTGCAGATACGGTCGTTGCCATCATTGATTTGCAAAGCGATAGGCTGAATGCGTTTGATGATTCCGATTTGCTGATTCTGGAGACTCTCGCGCACGCAGTCAGCACGGCGCTTCAGAATGCCGCATCCTATCAAAGAATGGAACGGATCAATGAAAAACTTGCCCAGATAGCTCAGCAAAAGGATGAAATTGTTCAGATCGTGGCTCACGATTTCCGCTCCCCTTTAACTGTGATTCGCGGCTACATGGATTTTCTGTTGAAGAAAGCCGACTGGAAAGATGAACGCCAGAAGGAGATTATGGAAACGGTTTCGCTGCAAGCGCTTCGCCTGCAAAAACTTGCTGAAGCAACGTTGAAAGCGTCCCGTCTGGACAGCGGCGAAATCTCTTTCAGCTATGAAAAGCTGGATCTGCAATTTTTTCTTCGGCGCTTGATCCTTCCTTGGAGCGAGAAACACGAATTTAAACTGGAGACACCCTCCGATTTGCCGTTGATTCGCGCCGACGCAGGCAGGATGCAGGAAGTTATGGAAAATCTCCTGAGCAATGCCATTAATTATTCACCGGATGGAGGTACGATCGAAGTGTCTGTGCGAGCCATTCCGGCAGCAGAATTGCCTGTTGGATTTGTTCCTGAAGAAGGTCCACAACGCTATCTCATGGTCTCTGTAGCGGATGAAGGAATTGGAATTCCCGCCGCAAAGAAACAGTTGCTTTTTCAGAGATTTTCCAGAGTTCACGATAACAAAAGGATTGAAGGGATCGGATTGGGCCTTTACATCGCAAAGAAAATGATAGAGACGCACGGAGGAAGAATCTGGTTCGAAGACAGGGAAAAGGGCGCGAAGTTCTGTTTTGTTATACCTGCGCTTGAGCAAGAGGCAGCGGTCGAGAACATTTTAATCGTGGATGACGATATCCATACCATTCGCTTGTTACACCGCGCACTGTCCGGTCTCGGTTTCGATATTGTTACCGCTACAGATGGCAGGGAAGCGCTCGACAAGCTCTACCGGTTCAGCCCGCAGCTGGTGATTCTTGACGTCACGATGCCTGTTCTCGGCGGACTGGAATTCATAGAACGAATGAAGGGCAATGAGGAAACGAAGCACACTCGCGTCATTGTGTTCACGGGCAAGACCGACTTTTGTTTGCCGACTGAATACAGTTCTATTCCGGTGATTTCCAAAAACGCCGGAATACAAGCTTTGAAAGCTGAAATGAACAAAATTCTTAACGCAGAGGCGCAGAGACGCAGAGGATAA
- a CDS encoding TonB C-terminal domain-containing protein — protein MKKEFPFGWALFVALLVHTFLGIFLKQNPLLIAATAPSPVSRAPMKMHFVESPPDAKVAPVKPNTSNLSDADRKAGPLKKSEKLETKSTQYAKPAQRQKSESNDTERMGSKRAELSSLPAIEQPSLPRTGQPGDYRIPSNTDPKKLSESLENLDQFIGSWSGSDSRGDLPSGDSGSGVFFDTQGFDLGPWANRVVAMVRSNWIVPVAAELGVKGIVGVSFQVERTGRIINIRVISPSGTPSFDQAAVNALKTSNPFPALPADFPRPILPGVFRFYYNLPVPGK, from the coding sequence ATGAAAAAGGAGTTTCCGTTTGGTTGGGCGCTTTTCGTGGCACTTCTCGTGCATACTTTTCTCGGAATCTTCCTAAAGCAGAATCCACTTTTGATCGCTGCGACCGCTCCTTCTCCCGTTTCTCGTGCGCCTATGAAAATGCATTTCGTTGAATCACCGCCTGATGCGAAGGTCGCGCCCGTGAAACCGAACACAAGCAACCTTTCTGATGCAGATCGCAAAGCGGGCCCACTGAAAAAGTCAGAGAAACTTGAAACGAAAAGCACACAGTATGCGAAGCCCGCGCAGCGGCAAAAGAGTGAATCCAATGACACGGAAAGGATGGGATCGAAACGTGCCGAGCTTTCTTCACTTCCTGCGATCGAACAACCATCACTCCCACGAACCGGGCAACCGGGCGATTATCGAATTCCTTCCAACACAGATCCGAAAAAACTTTCAGAATCATTGGAGAATCTTGATCAATTTATCGGATCCTGGTCTGGTTCCGATTCCAGAGGAGATTTACCCAGTGGAGATTCAGGATCCGGAGTGTTTTTTGATACTCAGGGTTTTGATCTTGGACCATGGGCCAACCGCGTTGTCGCAATGGTTCGCAGCAATTGGATTGTTCCAGTGGCTGCAGAACTTGGAGTGAAAGGAATTGTTGGCGTATCTTTTCAAGTGGAACGTACCGGTAGAATCATCAATATCAGAGTAATCAGTCCTTCAGGAACCCCCTCCTTTGATCAGGCTGCGGTAAACGCGTTGAAAACCTCGAATCCATTTCCGGCGTTGCCTGCCGATTTCCCGCGTCCAATCCTCCCCGGCGTCTTCCGTTTCTATTACAACCTTCCCGTACCAGGCAAATAA
- a CDS encoding biopolymer transporter ExbD has product MQEFDLEEDAITGINVTPLVDITLVLLIIFMVTARFISEPSIGVSLPKSSSSSSGEVSEKNVFLTIDQAHQIYLNNSLVTQDKLGESIRQLLAKRPDLNLIVRADKNISHGEVISILDEVRSQGVTEFGIAVEGK; this is encoded by the coding sequence ATGCAAGAATTTGATCTTGAAGAAGATGCAATAACAGGAATCAACGTCACTCCGTTGGTCGACATTACTTTGGTTCTTTTGATCATTTTCATGGTGACCGCTCGCTTTATTTCGGAGCCTTCCATCGGGGTGAGCTTACCGAAAAGCTCTTCCTCTTCTTCGGGAGAGGTTTCCGAAAAGAATGTTTTCCTGACGATAGATCAGGCGCATCAAATTTATTTAAACAACTCTCTCGTTACTCAAGACAAGCTTGGTGAGAGCATTCGTCAACTACTCGCGAAACGGCCGGACCTGAATCTGATCGTTCGCGCGGACAAGAACATTTCGCATGGAGAAGTCATTTCGATCCTTGATGAAGTGAGAAGTCAGGGCGTTACTGAATTCGGAATAGCCGTTGAAGGAAAATGA
- a CDS encoding MotA/TolQ/ExbB proton channel family protein — MNITEILKNLALVGGEWILYLLILSSVLSVAVMIYKALYFYRNQVSWDAFVEMLTAFMNKDDIEAATSYVQRISTPAARLLLTGFQNIDKGAEAVEEILIGKRISEKFRMESKLVILGTLGNNAPFIGLFGTVLGIIKAFHDLATSQSPNPSVVMTGVSEALVATAVGLLVAIPAVIAYNYFQRRVKEFVTQMEAASKILLVYLKSEDRKNSSHARI, encoded by the coding sequence ATGAATATCACTGAGATTCTGAAGAATCTGGCATTAGTCGGCGGCGAATGGATTCTCTATCTCCTGATTTTGAGCAGTGTTCTGTCCGTAGCCGTGATGATTTACAAGGCCTTGTATTTCTATAGAAATCAGGTTTCCTGGGACGCCTTTGTCGAGATGCTAACGGCGTTCATGAACAAGGATGACATTGAAGCTGCAACGTCCTACGTTCAGCGAATTTCCACACCGGCAGCAAGGTTGCTTCTAACAGGTTTCCAAAACATCGATAAAGGGGCGGAAGCGGTAGAAGAGATCTTGATCGGGAAGCGCATTTCCGAGAAGTTCAGAATGGAAAGCAAACTCGTCATTCTGGGAACGCTGGGAAATAATGCTCCTTTTATCGGATTGTTTGGCACCGTTCTTGGGATCATTAAAGCGTTTCATGACCTTGCCACGTCGCAAAGCCCGAATCCATCAGTTGTCATGACCGGAGTTTCGGAAGCGCTTGTTGCCACGGCGGTCGGCCTGCTGGTCGCAATCCCTGCCGTGATTGCCTACAACTATTTCCAGAGACGAGTGAAAGAGTTTGTCACCCAAATGGAGGCGGCATCCAAGATTTTACTTGTTTATCTGAAGAGCGAAGACCGGAAGAATTCAAGCCATGCAAGAATTTGA